A window of the Butyricimonas faecalis genome harbors these coding sequences:
- a CDS encoding electron transfer flavoprotein subunit alpha/FixB family protein encodes MNSVFVYCEIEEGTVADVSLELLTKGRALATKLGVKLEAIALGEGLKGIEKQVFPYGVDVLWVGDDARLAPYTTLPHTKMLVRLFDAEKPQVALMGATSVGRDLGPRVSSALHSGLTADCTSLEIGEYTDAKSGKKYENLLYQIRPAFGGNIVATIVNPECRPQMATVREGVMKKEIFNLQHQGEVKKLNVDEYLDDTDLVVKVIERHMEKSKVNIKAAPIIVAGGYGVGSKENFNLLYELAAVLGGEVGASRAAVDAGFCEHERQIGQTGTTVRPKLYIACGISGQIQHTAGMEESSMVIAINTDANAPINKFADYVITGDLNVVIPKMIQYYKKNSK; translated from the coding sequence ATGAACAGTGTATTTGTATATTGCGAAATAGAAGAGGGTACGGTTGCAGACGTGAGTCTTGAATTATTAACCAAAGGACGTGCCCTTGCTACAAAACTTGGCGTGAAGTTGGAGGCTATCGCTCTGGGCGAAGGCTTGAAAGGTATTGAAAAACAAGTATTCCCTTATGGTGTGGACGTGCTTTGGGTGGGTGACGATGCTCGCTTGGCTCCTTACACGACGTTACCCCACACGAAGATGTTGGTACGTTTGTTTGACGCGGAGAAACCACAGGTGGCTTTAATGGGAGCAACCAGCGTGGGACGTGATTTGGGTCCTCGCGTGTCTTCTGCATTGCATAGCGGATTGACGGCAGACTGTACGAGTCTTGAAATCGGTGAATATACCGACGCCAAGAGCGGGAAAAAATACGAGAATTTGTTATACCAGATTCGTCCGGCCTTTGGAGGAAATATCGTGGCCACGATCGTAAACCCGGAATGTCGTCCGCAGATGGCGACGGTTCGTGAAGGTGTGATGAAGAAAGAGATCTTCAATCTTCAACACCAGGGAGAAGTGAAGAAATTGAACGTGGACGAATATCTGGATGATACCGACTTGGTGGTGAAAGTGATCGAGCGTCACATGGAGAAATCCAAAGTGAATATCAAGGCTGCCCCGATCATTGTTGCCGGTGGATATGGTGTCGGTTCAAAAGAGAACTTTAATCTGTTATACGAACTAGCTGCCGTGTTAGGAGGGGAAGTCGGTGCTTCTCGTGCTGCTGTTGATGCCGGGTTCTGTGAACATGAACGCCAGATCGGACAGACAGGAACAACGGTTCGTCCTAAATTATATATCGCTTGCGGTATTTCCGGACAGATTCAGCATACGGCCGGAATGGAAGAGTCTTCTATGGTGATTGCTATTAACACGGACGCAAACGCTCCGATTAATAAATTTGCCGATTACGTGATCACGGGTGACTTGAACGTGGTTATCCCCAAGATGATTCAGTATTATAAGAAGAATAGCAAGTAA
- a CDS encoding Acyl-CoA dehydrogenase C-terminal domain-containing protein: protein MANFYTDNEDLKFHLGHPLMQKIVALKERNFEDAGKCEIAPRDFEDAMDNYDRVLEIVGDICGNVLAENAESVDHEGPEVIDGRVKYAAGTQQNHDMLTQAGLYGMSLPREYDGLNFPMVPYVMAAELVSRGDGGFANIWGLQDCAETIHEFASEEQKRQYLPRAAKGDTYAMDLTEPDAGSDLQSVQLKATYCEKDGKWYLNGVKRFITNGDAHISLVLARSEEGTHDGRGLSMFIYDKANGGMTVRRIENKLGIKGSPTCELVFKDAPAELVGERKLGLIKYVMSLMNGARLGVGAQSVGIAEAAYREGLKYAQERRQFGKAIIEFPAVYEMLTNMEAKLQAARSVLYETSRFVDMYKAYTHIANERTLNKEEREEMKKYQKLADIFTPLLKLFSSEYANEIAYDALQIHGGSGFMKDYPIERLVRDARITNIYEGTSQLQVVAAIRGVTTGQFLKQIREEYEQASICPEQEYIREILKGMTGAFEAAVTKVTAVGETEYVDFHARRLVEMAGYIILGYLLLLDSQRCDRFAKSAEIFVKYGQAKVAGYAAFINDFELKDLGMYKK from the coding sequence ATGGCAAATTTCTATACAGATAACGAGGATTTAAAGTTCCACTTGGGACATCCCTTGATGCAGAAGATTGTTGCTTTGAAAGAGCGCAATTTCGAGGATGCAGGGAAATGCGAAATCGCACCGCGTGATTTCGAGGATGCAATGGATAATTATGATAGAGTGTTGGAGATCGTGGGAGATATTTGTGGTAACGTGCTGGCTGAAAATGCAGAGAGCGTGGATCACGAGGGACCGGAAGTAATTGACGGTCGGGTAAAATATGCTGCCGGAACTCAACAGAATCATGATATGCTGACTCAGGCCGGATTGTACGGTATGTCATTACCGCGTGAGTATGACGGGTTGAATTTCCCGATGGTGCCTTACGTGATGGCTGCAGAGTTAGTTTCCCGTGGTGATGGCGGTTTTGCTAACATCTGGGGCTTGCAGGATTGTGCTGAAACCATTCACGAGTTCGCTAGCGAGGAGCAAAAACGTCAATACTTACCTCGTGCCGCTAAAGGCGATACTTACGCCATGGACTTGACCGAACCGGATGCAGGGTCGGATTTACAGTCTGTACAGTTGAAAGCTACCTATTGTGAGAAAGACGGGAAATGGTATCTGAATGGAGTGAAACGTTTCATCACGAATGGAGATGCTCACATTTCATTGGTACTTGCTCGTTCTGAAGAAGGTACACATGACGGACGTGGTTTGTCCATGTTTATCTATGACAAAGCTAACGGTGGAATGACTGTTCGTCGTATCGAGAATAAATTGGGAATCAAGGGGTCTCCGACTTGCGAGTTGGTGTTCAAGGATGCACCGGCAGAATTGGTGGGAGAGCGTAAACTTGGATTGATCAAGTACGTGATGTCTTTGATGAACGGTGCCCGTTTGGGTGTTGGTGCTCAATCTGTGGGTATTGCTGAAGCCGCTTACCGTGAAGGTTTGAAATATGCTCAAGAAAGACGCCAGTTCGGTAAAGCAATTATCGAATTCCCGGCTGTGTACGAGATGTTGACCAATATGGAGGCGAAGTTGCAAGCCGCTCGTTCTGTTCTTTACGAGACCAGCCGTTTCGTTGATATGTACAAAGCTTACACGCACATCGCTAACGAGCGTACATTAAATAAAGAGGAGCGTGAGGAGATGAAGAAATACCAGAAGTTGGCTGATATTTTTACTCCGTTATTGAAATTGTTCTCCAGCGAGTATGCAAACGAGATTGCTTATGATGCATTGCAGATTCACGGAGGTTCCGGATTCATGAAGGATTATCCGATTGAGCGTTTGGTTCGTGATGCTCGTATCACTAATATTTATGAGGGGACTTCTCAGTTGCAGGTCGTGGCTGCCATCCGCGGTGTGACCACGGGACAATTCTTGAAACAAATTCGAGAAGAATACGAGCAAGCTTCTATCTGTCCGGAGCAAGAATATATTCGCGAAATATTGAAAGGTATGACCGGGGCATTCGAGGCTGCCGTGACAAAAGTAACGGCTGTTGGAGAGACGGAATACGTGGATTTCCATGCACGTCGTTTGGTTGAAATGGCTGGGTATATTATTTTAGGTTACTTGCTGTTGCTAGATTCTCAACGTTGCGATCGTTTTGCTAAATCTGCCGAGATTTTCGTGAAATATGGTCAGGCAAAGGTGGCAGGATATGCTGCATTTATCAATGATTTCGAATTGAAGGATTTGGGAATGTATAAAAAATAA
- a CDS encoding DUF3276 family protein — translation MEGYEQNDGMDTNDRDEIYSNAVKAGKRTYFFDVKATRNNDYYLTITESKKKFDNNGNPSYEKHKVFLYKEDFDKFVEGLEEAIGVVKAAINGELPERNTDL, via the coding sequence ATGGAAGGATACGAACAAAACGACGGAATGGATACGAATGATAGAGATGAAATCTATTCCAATGCAGTGAAAGCAGGGAAAAGAACTTATTTTTTTGATGTGAAGGCGACCCGTAATAATGATTACTATTTGACGATCACCGAAAGCAAGAAAAAATTTGATAATAACGGTAATCCAAGCTACGAGAAACATAAAGTGTTCTTGTATAAAGAAGACTTTGACAAGTTTGTCGAGGGCTTAGAAGAGGCTATTGGCGTGGTAAAAGCTGCAATCAATGGCGAACTTCCGGAAAGAAATACGGACCTGTAA
- a CDS encoding replication-associated recombination protein A, translating to MENKPLAERMRPKSLEDYIGQQHLVGPGKVLRKMIDSGVVSSFILWGPPGVGKTTLAMIIAEQLKRPFYVLSAVSSGVKDVREVIQKAEGQRFFNTPNPILFIDEIHRFSKAQQDSLLAAVEKGTVTLIGATTENPSFEVISPLLSRCQVYVLKSQEKKDLEDLIDRAVTKDYYLSKRNITVKEKEAMISYSGGDARKLLNILELVVNGLGEGDIVIDNEAVHRELHENPLMYDKDGEQHYDIVSAMIKSIRGGDPNAAVYWMARMLQGGEDPKFIARRLIISAAEDIGLANPNAILIANTCFEVVHKIGMPEARIPLSECVIYLATSPKSNSAYLAIDAAIATVKQTGNSPVPLHLRNAPTKLMKDLNYGQDYKYPHDYPGNFVDQPYLPEELKDKKFYQPQPNAQEAKILERLKAWWRKYRG from the coding sequence ATGGAGAATAAGCCGTTGGCAGAGCGCATGAGGCCGAAGTCTTTAGAAGACTATATCGGACAACAACATTTGGTAGGACCAGGCAAGGTGCTACGAAAGATGATTGATTCGGGAGTGGTGTCTTCCTTTATTTTATGGGGGCCTCCGGGTGTCGGGAAAACAACGTTGGCAATGATAATCGCGGAACAGTTGAAACGTCCGTTTTACGTGCTGAGTGCCGTGAGTTCCGGGGTAAAGGATGTGCGAGAAGTGATACAGAAAGCCGAGGGACAGCGATTCTTTAATACGCCGAATCCCATCTTGTTTATCGATGAAATCCATCGATTCTCGAAAGCCCAGCAGGATTCCTTGCTGGCAGCTGTCGAGAAAGGTACCGTGACTCTTATCGGTGCCACGACTGAAAATCCTTCTTTCGAGGTGATTTCCCCGCTTTTATCCCGGTGTCAGGTGTATGTGCTAAAATCTCAAGAAAAGAAAGACCTTGAAGATCTGATAGATCGTGCCGTCACCAAAGATTATTACTTGAGTAAGCGGAATATCACGGTGAAGGAGAAAGAGGCCATGATTTCTTATAGTGGCGGTGATGCCCGAAAGTTGTTGAATATTTTGGAGTTGGTGGTAAATGGATTGGGCGAGGGGGATATTGTGATCGATAACGAGGCGGTGCATCGGGAACTGCATGAAAACCCGTTGATGTACGATAAGGATGGGGAACAGCATTATGATATTGTTTCCGCGATGATCAAGTCCATCCGGGGAGGTGACCCGAACGCGGCGGTTTATTGGATGGCTCGTATGTTGCAGGGGGGAGAGGATCCGAAGTTTATAGCCCGTCGTTTGATTATTTCTGCGGCAGAGGATATCGGGTTGGCTAATCCGAATGCAATTTTGATCGCGAATACTTGCTTTGAAGTGGTGCATAAAATCGGTATGCCGGAAGCTCGTATCCCGTTGTCAGAATGCGTGATCTATCTGGCGACTTCACCGAAGAGTAATTCCGCTTATCTGGCTATTGATGCGGCTATTGCTACGGTGAAACAGACCGGAAATTCTCCGGTACCCTTACATTTACGCAATGCCCCGACCAAGTTGATGAAGGATTTGAATTACGGTCAGGATTACAAGTACCCGCATGATTATCCGGGAAATTTTGTAGACCAGCCATATTTGCCGGAAGAGTTGAAGGACAAGAAGTTTTATCAGCCTCAACCGAATGCTCAAGAAGCGAAGATTCTGGAGCGCCTGAAGGCTTGGTGGAGAAAATACAGGGGATGA